TTCAACCCTCGGTTTTGGAGACCGATGCTCTACCAATTCGAGCTACGGACCTGCGACAGTAGGTTATTCTACACTATTTGCTTTCTTTGTGCAAGGTGTGCTTGTGGCACTTGGGGCAGAACTTGTTCAGCTGAAGCTTCCCGCCGAGGTTCTTCTTGTTGACTGTGGTCACATAGTTGCGGTTTTTGCACTCCGTGCAGGTCAGTCCGATCTGGTCGGCCATTTGGCGTCCTCCTCTCCAGTGTTCCGGTACGTCACCCCCCGCCGTCGGCGGGGGGTGACGGTTCAATGCTGTTTATTTTAAAGCTGTTCTTACTCGAGAATCTCGGAAACGACGCCGGCTCCGACGGTGTGGCCGCCTTCGCGAATTGCAAAACGAAGGCCTTCGCTCATTGCAATCGGGCAGATCAGTTCCACTTCAAACGTCGCGTTGTCTCCAGGCATGACCATTTCCACTCCGTCAGGAAGCTTGATCGATCCGGTCACGTCCGTCGTGCGGAAGTAGAACTGCGGCTTGTAGCCCTTGAAGAACGGCGTGTGGCGCCCGCCCTCTTCTTTCTTCAAGACGTACACTTCGCTCTTGAACTTCGTGTGCGGCTTGATGCTGCCCGGCTTCGCCAAGACCTGGCCGCGTTCCACTTCGTCCTTGTCTACGCCGCGAAGTAGCGCTCCAACGTTGTCGCCCGCTTCCGCGTCGTCAAGGATCTTCCGGAACATTTCAAGGCTGGTGACAACGACTTTCCGCGTGTCCTTGATCCCGACGATTTCTACTTCTTCGCCGGCTTTGATGATTCCGCTCTCGACTCGGCCGGTAACAACCGTGCCGCGGCCGGTGATGGTGAATACGTCTTCAATCGGCATCAGGAAGGGCTTGTCGGTCTCGCGCACCGGATCCGGGAAGTAGCTGTCGCACGCGTCAAGCAGCTCCCAAATCGCTTTGCTCCACTTGTTGTCCCGGCTGCCGTCGCCCTCTTCGAGCGCCTTCAGCGCGGAGCCGCGGATGATCGGGACTTCGTCGCCAGGGAACTGGTATTTGTCCAGCAGTTCCCGGACTTCCATCTCGACCAGGTCGAGCAGTTCTTCGTCGTCTACCATGTCAACTTTGTTCATGAAGACGACCAGCGCCGGCACGTTGACCTGACGGGCCAGAAGCACGTGCTCACGGGTCTGGGGCATGGGGCCATCAGCGGCCGAGACGACCAGAATCGCGCCGTCCATCTGCGCTGCGCCGGTGATCATGTTCTTGATGTAGTCGGCATGTCCCGGGCAGTCGATATGGGCGTAGTGGCGCTTGTCCGTGGTGTACTCGATGTGAGAGATGTTGATCGTGATGCCGCGCTCTTTCTCTTCCGGCGCCTTGTCGATCTGGTCAAAATGCATTTCCTCTGCGTAGCCAGCCTGCGACAGCACGTGCGAAATCGCCGCCGTCAGCGTCGTCTTGCCGTGGTCGATGTGCCCAATCGTACCAATGTTAAGGTGCGGCTTTGACCGCTCGTAATGTGCCTTTGCCATGTCTGTTGTTGCCTCCCCATATGAAATTCGCCCCGCCTTGGGGCTATGACTGTGCCAGCCTGTCTGGGTCAACCAGCGCGGGGCAATACTGACAAAGGGCCCCCAATCCAGGCTCCGAGAAATTTTATCAAAGCTCTGGCTGGTTGTCCAGCCGAAAAACTAGCCTCGCTGTACCGACAGATCGGACAGGACCGGCTGAAGTTCCTCCTGTGCCGAATCGGGCTGACCGAAGAAGCGATACAGCAGGAGCGAAACGACCAGCGTCGCCGCCTCAGAGAGGGGCACTGCCAGCCAAATGCCCACCGCCCCCATGACAAGAGGCAGGGAGCACAGCGCAAGGGACACAAAACCGAACCCCCGCAGCAGCGTCACGGCCGACGCCAGCTTGGGTCGATGAATCGCCGTGAAGTACGTCCCGATCAGGATGTTGCCGCCGGAGATGAAAAACGCCGTCCCGTACAGACGCAGCGCCCAAGACGCCATCCCCGTCGAACCGTCGGTGATAAAGAGCCCGACGATCGCCGAAGCGTTCAGCTGAGTGAACAGCCCAAAAGCCAAGGCGCCGAGCGCCGCTCCGCAGCAGGCCACTGAAAATAAATTCCTGAGCGCCTGCCGGTCATTCTTGCCCAAGCTCAGGCTGAGCAGTGGCGCAACCCCCTGCCCCAGCCCGACAAACGTCATACTGACCAGCGACGAGACGTAATACACCACGCCGAACACGGCCACGCCCTCGCTGCCAATCCGACGCATGAGAATGAAGTTGAAAAGCAGCGCCGTCAGGCCAATTGAAAGCTCGTTCAGGAACTCGGGGAAACCGCTGCGCAGCACTTCAAAGCACGGACGCAGCTTCAGCCGCACAGGACGCAGGTTCACCCGGCGGGCAAAAAAGGACAGCCGCCCCAAAATAAGCAGGAAGCTCACCAGCTGGGATACGCCAGTTGCCAGAGCCGCGCCGTACAGCCCCCAGCCCCACAGAGCCACGGTCACGTAGTCGAGAAAGACGTTTGCCAGTCCTCCAACCGTCACGCACACCACAGGCCAGGACGGGGCGCCGTCAATTTTTGTGAACGCCTCTAGGCCGTACCCGGTCATGAAGAACAGACTGAACGGTGCGAGGGTCGTCAAGTACTCGGCGACTAACGGCGACAAGGCCTGATCTGCGCCAAGCAGCCGGGCAATGCTCCCGCCGCCAGCAAACAGCACGGCGCCGAACAGAGCCCCCGACGCGAGGGACATTAAAATCGAACGGGAGTAAATCACATCGCCGGAATCGTTTCTTCCAGCCCCGTAACAAATGCCCGCGAGCGTCGAGCCGCCCATGCCGATCATCACGCCCACAGCGAACATCGCGTTGATTAACGGCATGCTCATGCTGACTGCTGCTAGTCCTACAGTCCCAACATACCGTCCGACAAAAAAACCATCCGCCATAGTATAAAGCGTGAACACCCACATAGACAGAATTGACGGCGCGCCATACCGAACGACCAACTGAACCCAACGACGGCTCATCGTACTCTCCCCGTTTCTTTTCGCTCCAATAAAAAATAACCCCGTATACAATTTTAGTTTATTGTAGCATAAAAGGCCCATATAGGATTAGTATTTTATGCGTATGCCATTTCTCAGTTGTTTCAGCAGGGCCGCATAAAAAAACGCCGCTCACAAAGTGAGCGACGCCCAGTTTTAACGGGACATGAAAATCATCAGCCGGCTTCTTCCCAGCTCAATTCGGACAGAAAGGCCTCGCCTCGGGCCACGATGGCAACAGGTCCGCTAAGGAGAACCCCGCGGCCGTCCCAAGAGACCGACAGCGTCCCGCCTGGCTGCCTCAAAGACGCCCGGCCTTTCGGCGTCCTCGACTGCAGCAGACAGGCCACTGCAGAGGAACCGGAAGCGCAGCTGTTCTCCCACATGCCGCTCACCCCGTTCACCTCCACGTACGGATCAAGCCGGTCGCCTTGAAGGAACATCACGCCGAACGCGTCCCACCTGCCGTACCCCATTTGCGTTCGCGCGGCAGAGATGACCTTTTCATCAGGAGCGCCCTCGACCACATAATGGACGATACCGCCGAAATCGACTCGAAAGGCCGCGTACCCCTCAAGACTCACCTCGTCTTGGCCCAGCGGCTGGGGCATTAAGACGTCCGCGCGAAAGACTCCTGGCATGCCCTCGGCCTGCACAGTCACCTGAATCGGACTGGTGACGCCTGAAACGTCAACGGTATACTGAGCTGGGCCGGTTGTCCCCTCTGCAAACGCCCAAAGCGCTGCAAGGGACCGGGTCGTGTTGCCGCAGAACTCCCCACCAGCCATTCTGAGCCGGCGTCCTGACACGAACCCTACCTGCTCTCCGCCCACGTGGTCGGAGCTCATCAATTCCTTGGCAACTGCCGGCTGGAGCTCTACGGGAACAAACGACGTCACGAAAATCGTCACGTTTCCCGCCGGGTTGACCTTCACGAAATCGACCTTCACTCGAACGCCCCCTCTTCGCCGCCGCAGCCTTCCTCATCTCAAAAGGAGGCAAAAAGCGGCTGAGACATAGACAGAAACCGCATACCTGTACTAATATAAGAAAAATAAGAGAATTTGTTCTATTATATGATAGCTTGCCGGCAGTGACAGCCCGCCGGTCCAGCGGACATTCCAACGGCATCTCTCCGCGGCAGAGCGCAGCGGAGCATTTAATTCATTGGGAGGTCATATTATGAAGCGTTTTGCACTCGTCCTGTGTCTGGCTCTTTGTGCCGCGTCTCCGGCGGCGGCGGAAATTTACCACATGTCAGCCCTGCCGCTGACCGTGCGCGAGAACGTTGCCGGGGGCAAAGGCAACCTGCTGGTCAAATACGCCTTCGTCCGCAAGGACGCGCCGGCAGAAAATTCCATCAAGGAAATGGGCTACATGGTTCTGCTTCCCGGCGACTCGATCGGCGTCCATCAACACGACGGCACCGAGGACTGCTACCTGATCGCCTCAGGACGCGGCGTCTTCACCGACGACGACAAGACGTATGACGTCTCTGCCGGCGATATGACCGTCTGCCGCAGCGGCCACAAACACGGGCTGGCCAACACGGGCGACGTGCCCCTCACGTTCTTCGCCGTTCTCGGCTCCAAAGGCGACACGAGAAAATAATTTTCCTCTGAACCGCGGTACAAGAGCTACACAGCCTCTATGACATTCGCTTGTTAGAGTTAGCGCCGCCTGGCATTTTGCCGGGCGGCGCTTATATTGGCCTGTTCTCAAACGAGCCTTACTGAAAGCATAATAAAGGCCCTCAGCCTTTTGGCTGGGGGCCTTCTTGTCAGGAACTTTAATCGCTTGATAAAGCGGTAACGGCTGTGAACAGCCTTATAAGATCTGGTGGCGGTAACTAGATTCGAACTAGTGACACTGCGGGTATGAACCGCATGCTCTAGCCAACTGAGCTATACCGCCGAGTGTTGGTTGCGGGGGCAGGATTTGAA
This is a stretch of genomic DNA from Jonquetella anthropi DSM 22815. It encodes these proteins:
- the rpmG gene encoding 50S ribosomal protein L33 — protein: MADQIGLTCTECKNRNYVTTVNKKNLGGKLQLNKFCPKCHKHTLHKESK
- a CDS encoding diaminopimelate epimerase — its product is MKVDFVKVNPAGNVTIFVTSFVPVELQPAVAKELMSSDHVGGEQVGFVSGRRLRMAGGEFCGNTTRSLAALWAFAEGTTGPAQYTVDVSGVTSPIQVTVQAEGMPGVFRADVLMPQPLGQDEVSLEGYAAFRVDFGGIVHYVVEGAPDEKVISAARTQMGYGRWDAFGVMFLQGDRLDPYVEVNGVSGMWENSCASGSSAVACLLQSRTPKGRASLRQPGGTLSVSWDGRGVLLSGPVAIVARGEAFLSELSWEEAG
- a CDS encoding cupin domain-containing protein — protein: MKRFALVLCLALCAASPAAAEIYHMSALPLTVRENVAGGKGNLLVKYAFVRKDAPAENSIKEMGYMVLLPGDSIGVHQHDGTEDCYLIASGRGVFTDDDKTYDVSAGDMTVCRSGHKHGLANTGDVPLTFFAVLGSKGDTRK
- a CDS encoding MATE family efflux transporter, with product MSRRWVQLVVRYGAPSILSMWVFTLYTMADGFFVGRYVGTVGLAAVSMSMPLINAMFAVGVMIGMGGSTLAGICYGAGRNDSGDVIYSRSILMSLASGALFGAVLFAGGGSIARLLGADQALSPLVAEYLTTLAPFSLFFMTGYGLEAFTKIDGAPSWPVVCVTVGGLANVFLDYVTVALWGWGLYGAALATGVSQLVSFLLILGRLSFFARRVNLRPVRLKLRPCFEVLRSGFPEFLNELSIGLTALLFNFILMRRIGSEGVAVFGVVYYVSSLVSMTFVGLGQGVAPLLSLSLGKNDRQALRNLFSVACCGAALGALAFGLFTQLNASAIVGLFITDGSTGMASWALRLYGTAFFISGGNILIGTYFTAIHRPKLASAVTLLRGFGFVSLALCSLPLVMGAVGIWLAVPLSEAATLVVSLLLYRFFGQPDSAQEELQPVLSDLSVQRG
- the tuf gene encoding elongation factor Tu, which produces MAKAHYERSKPHLNIGTIGHIDHGKTTLTAAISHVLSQAGYAEEMHFDQIDKAPEEKERGITINISHIEYTTDKRHYAHIDCPGHADYIKNMITGAAQMDGAILVVSAADGPMPQTREHVLLARQVNVPALVVFMNKVDMVDDEELLDLVEMEVRELLDKYQFPGDEVPIIRGSALKALEEGDGSRDNKWSKAIWELLDACDSYFPDPVRETDKPFLMPIEDVFTITGRGTVVTGRVESGIIKAGEEVEIVGIKDTRKVVVTSLEMFRKILDDAEAGDNVGALLRGVDKDEVERGQVLAKPGSIKPHTKFKSEVYVLKKEEGGRHTPFFKGYKPQFYFRTTDVTGSIKLPDGVEMVMPGDNATFEVELICPIAMSEGLRFAIREGGHTVGAGVVSEILE